From Candidatus Manganitrophus morganii, the proteins below share one genomic window:
- a CDS encoding ABC transporter permease: MILTFILRRILWAIPVLWVVATLTFFIMHVVPGGPFDREKKLPPEIKANVEAKYHLDQPLLRQYLLYMKGLIQGDLGPSYKYLGRTVNDVIGDTLPVSIQLGLLALGIAVLFGLIAGMISSVTAHSFWDRFSMFLATAGISTPNFVLGALLIYLLSHRYQLFPPALWEGFRHAVLPAVTLGLAPAAYIARLSRSSILETNRQDYVRTARSKGLSEGVILFRHILKNALSPVVTILGPLTAALVTGSFVVEFIFSVPGMGKFFITAVTNRDYPLIMGVTLIYAVLIVVANLLVDIFYTFIDPRVKLS; encoded by the coding sequence ATGATCCTGACTTTCATTCTTCGCCGCATCCTCTGGGCGATCCCGGTTCTCTGGGTGGTCGCGACCCTCACCTTTTTTATCATGCATGTCGTGCCGGGGGGGCCGTTCGACCGGGAGAAGAAGCTTCCACCGGAGATCAAGGCGAACGTCGAGGCGAAGTACCATCTCGATCAGCCGCTCCTCCGTCAATATCTTCTCTATATGAAGGGGTTGATCCAGGGAGATCTCGGTCCATCGTACAAATATCTTGGACGGACGGTCAACGACGTCATCGGCGACACCCTTCCCGTTTCGATCCAGTTGGGTCTGCTGGCGCTCGGCATCGCCGTTCTGTTCGGCTTGATCGCCGGGATGATCTCCTCGGTGACCGCCCATTCCTTTTGGGACCGCTTCAGCATGTTTCTCGCCACGGCGGGGATATCGACGCCGAACTTCGTCCTGGGAGCGCTGCTGATTTATCTTCTCTCCCACCGTTATCAGCTTTTCCCTCCGGCCCTCTGGGAAGGCTTTCGCCATGCGGTTCTTCCCGCCGTCACGTTGGGACTGGCGCCGGCGGCCTACATCGCGCGGCTGAGCCGGTCGAGCATCCTCGAAACCAATCGACAGGATTACGTTCGGACCGCCCGGTCGAAGGGTCTCTCCGAGGGGGTGATCCTCTTTCGGCACATTTTGAAAAACGCCCTCTCCCCGGTGGTGACGATCTTAGGTCCGCTGACGGCGGCCCTGGTGACCGGGTCGTTTGTCGTCGAGTTTATCTTCTCCGTTCCGGGGATGGGAAAATTTTTCATCACCGCCGTGACCAATCGGGATTACCCGCTGATCATGGGGGTGACCCTCATCTACGCCGTCTTAATCGTCGTCGCGAACCTTCTGGTCGATATTTTTTATACGTTCATCGACCCGCGCGTGAAATTATCGTAG
- a CDS encoding PAS domain S-box protein, with translation MEQSDKTLLDHINDAVIVADAEWMILDCNPAFTALFGYTPDELNNKHLRFLYSEGETGASEADFRKAGPLKVIRYRTKSGETFLGETRFSSVPEGGRSLSRIVALIRDLPPRSESESDIQRLNETLERRVIDRMAQLHAMNLDLQIEINQRKRVESHLSAEHAITRILAESGTLSEAAPRILQVICESLAWDLGFFWKTNDQVRVLTCIETWRPPSAGISEFEAISRKKIFWPDEGLPGRVWSEEEPIWLTDVTAAAGFVRMVQAAEEGFHSALAFPIRSGDGVSGVMEFFGCGVRRSDDELLEMLSSIGSQIGQFIDRKESEKALRESETRKRAIMESALDCMITIDHEGRILEFNPAAERTFGYSRGELLGQNLAERIIPPHLRKRHRDAFARYLETGAGPVLNQRIETTGMRADGSEFPVELTIMRIPLEGPAVFQGFLRDITERKQAEEALAAEKERLAVTLGSIGDGVIATDVTGRVIFINRTAEELSGWFRAEAIGRPLPEVFRIVHEKSRTHCENPVEKVLATGNVVALANHTVLIAKDGKEHAIADSGAPIRNREGEVIGVVLVFRDVTENQRMEEELLRASTLESVGLLAGGVAHDFNNILTAILGNVSLAMLSLDERSEAYERLAQAEKASMRARDLAQQLLTFAKGGVPVKKTASLVDLLRDASNFVTRGSNVRCAFSIQEGLWPVEIDEGQIGQVIHNLVLNAQQAMPEGGTLEIRAANKTAGEVKGLPLHEGNYVHISVRDFGIGIPKSHLAKIFDPYFTTKQKGSGLGLSISYSIVKKHDGYMTVDSEPGKGATFSLYLPAFPKAALPKGKETAEVESLTGRGRILVMDDEENIRDVLGKMLRRLGYEALLAEDGAEAIRLYRQAIESETPIDAVIMDLTVPGGMGGKEAILALREIDPKVRAIVSSGYSNDPMAAVFMKYGFSEFIAKPFKLENLGKVLKRVIPRGR, from the coding sequence TTGGAACAGAGCGATAAGACCCTCCTCGATCACATCAACGACGCCGTCATCGTCGCCGATGCGGAATGGATGATTCTCGATTGCAATCCCGCCTTCACGGCCCTTTTCGGCTATACCCCCGATGAGTTAAATAACAAGCACCTCCGTTTTCTTTATTCGGAGGGGGAGACCGGTGCGTCGGAGGCCGATTTCCGCAAGGCGGGCCCTTTAAAGGTGATCCGCTACCGGACGAAGAGCGGGGAGACTTTTTTAGGAGAGACGCGTTTCTCGTCCGTCCCGGAAGGCGGCCGCTCCCTGAGCCGGATCGTTGCGCTCATTCGGGACCTTCCTCCCCGGTCGGAATCAGAGTCCGATATCCAGCGTCTGAACGAAACTTTGGAGCGACGGGTCATCGATCGCATGGCGCAGTTGCATGCGATGAATCTCGATCTTCAGATTGAAATCAACCAGCGGAAGCGGGTGGAGAGCCATCTTTCCGCCGAACATGCGATCACCCGCATCCTGGCCGAATCCGGAACGCTGTCCGAGGCCGCTCCCAGAATTCTCCAGGTCATTTGCGAAAGCCTCGCTTGGGATCTTGGTTTTTTCTGGAAGACGAATGATCAGGTCCGTGTCTTGACCTGTATTGAGACCTGGCGTCCCCCCTCCGCCGGTATTTCCGAATTTGAAGCGATCAGTCGTAAAAAGATTTTTTGGCCGGATGAAGGGCTCCCGGGGCGTGTTTGGTCCGAGGAGGAGCCGATCTGGTTGACCGATGTGACCGCCGCAGCCGGTTTCGTCCGGATGGTCCAGGCGGCAGAGGAGGGGTTCCATTCGGCGCTGGCCTTTCCGATTCGAAGCGGCGACGGGGTCTCGGGGGTCATGGAGTTCTTCGGCTGCGGGGTCAGACGGTCCGATGATGAGCTTTTGGAAATGTTATCGAGCATCGGGAGCCAGATCGGGCAATTCATCGATCGGAAAGAATCGGAAAAGGCCCTTCGGGAAAGCGAGACGAGAAAACGGGCGATCATGGAGTCGGCGCTCGATTGCATGATCACCATCGACCACGAAGGGAGAATCCTCGAATTCAACCCGGCCGCCGAGCGGACGTTCGGCTATTCAAGAGGGGAGCTTCTTGGGCAGAACTTGGCCGAGCGGATCATCCCGCCGCATTTGAGAAAACGCCACCGGGACGCTTTTGCGAGGTATTTGGAGACGGGAGCGGGGCCTGTTTTAAATCAGCGGATCGAGACGACCGGCATGCGGGCCGACGGAAGCGAGTTTCCGGTCGAGCTGACGATCATGCGGATTCCGCTGGAAGGTCCCGCCGTGTTTCAAGGCTTTCTTCGCGATATCACCGAGCGAAAACAGGCGGAAGAAGCCCTTGCGGCTGAGAAAGAGCGTCTGGCGGTGACCCTTGGCTCCATCGGAGACGGGGTGATTGCCACCGATGTGACGGGCCGCGTGATCTTCATCAACCGGACCGCGGAGGAGCTCAGCGGCTGGTTTCGAGCGGAGGCGATCGGCCGGCCGTTGCCGGAGGTCTTTCGAATCGTTCATGAAAAAAGCCGGACCCATTGCGAAAATCCGGTGGAAAAAGTCCTTGCCACGGGGAATGTCGTCGCCCTTGCAAATCATACCGTTTTGATCGCAAAAGATGGGAAGGAGCATGCCATCGCCGACAGCGGGGCGCCGATCCGAAACCGGGAAGGGGAAGTGATCGGAGTGGTCCTTGTTTTTCGAGATGTCACGGAGAACCAGAGGATGGAGGAAGAGCTCCTTCGGGCCAGCACGCTGGAGTCGGTCGGCCTCCTTGCAGGGGGGGTGGCGCATGATTTCAACAACATCCTGACCGCCATCCTCGGGAATGTTTCTCTCGCGATGCTCTCGCTCGACGAACGGTCGGAGGCCTACGAGCGGCTGGCGCAGGCGGAGAAAGCGTCGATGCGGGCGAGAGATCTCGCCCAGCAGTTATTGACCTTCGCAAAGGGAGGCGTCCCGGTCAAAAAGACCGCGTCCCTCGTCGATCTTCTCCGAGATGCATCCAATTTTGTGACGAGAGGGTCCAATGTTCGATGTGCGTTTTCAATCCAGGAGGGGCTTTGGCCGGTCGAGATCGACGAAGGGCAGATCGGCCAGGTGATCCATAATCTGGTTCTCAATGCGCAGCAGGCGATGCCGGAAGGAGGCACCCTTGAAATCCGCGCCGCAAACAAGACGGCCGGCGAGGTGAAGGGGCTTCCCCTCCACGAAGGAAACTACGTTCATATCTCCGTCCGGGATTTCGGGATCGGCATTCCGAAGAGTCACCTTGCGAAGATATTCGATCCGTACTTTACGACCAAACAGAAGGGAAGCGGCTTGGGGTTGTCGATCTCTTATTCGATTGTCAAAAAACATGACGGCTACATGACCGTCGACTCCGAACCGGGAAAAGGGGCCACCTTCTCCCTCTACCTCCCCGCATTCCCGAAGGCCGCTCTTCCAAAGGGAAAAGAGACGGCTGAAGTCGAATCCTTGACCGGCCGGGGAAGGATTTTGGTGATGGATGATGAGGAGAACATCCGCGACGTTCTCGGCAAAATGTTGCGCCGGCTCGGCTATGAGGCGCTCCTTGCCGAGGATGGAGCGGAAGCGATTCGGCTTTATCGGCAAGCGATCGAATCGGAGACGCCGATCGATGCCGTCATCATGGATTTGACGGTGCCGGGAGGGATGGGCGGAAAAGAGGCGATTCTTGCATTGCGCGAGATCGATCCGAAAGTCAGGGCGATCGTTTCCAGCGGCTATTCGAATGATCCGATGGCGGCCGTTTTCATGAAATACGGATTCAGCGAATTTATCGCCAAGCCGTTCAAGCTTGAAAATCTGGGGAAGGTTCTCAAACGGGTCATTCCGAGGGGGCGTTGA
- a CDS encoding pectinesterase family protein has product MMKRACSYGMVMLMTILLFFGQNAEAKKVPGGFQKGKPVKDKTATDLDCNACVSEDELDFDLTKKPAHVVIVAKKGGDYTSVSEALADIDPSADYPYLIKVMPGTYIDNIMMKSHVHLKGAGREVTTIQSAAPDQSVIVLNTLTNVAISGLTVTDGFFGISILASSPTILHNAMTGNQFGMTSQNNASPIIAGNIIADNTNEGIDNFNNASPMIQGNIITGNGRGILNSVDTAPTIVGNIIRNNNGAGVRNVSSSPNLNGNLITGNTTEGISSQGGSPTIIGNTVSGNGGKGITNEIGASVNIIGNTVTDNGEEGVFNLSSSPIMITHNRITGNGAAEADIFVHPISTPNISFNIYDDIDGNTGVGSFNVQSDGTPAPAP; this is encoded by the coding sequence ATGATGAAACGCGCCTGTTCGTACGGAATGGTGATGCTGATGACGATCCTCCTCTTCTTCGGACAAAACGCCGAAGCAAAAAAGGTTCCCGGAGGCTTTCAAAAAGGGAAACCGGTCAAAGACAAAACCGCAACCGATCTCGACTGCAATGCCTGCGTCTCCGAGGACGAACTTGATTTCGACCTTACGAAAAAACCGGCCCACGTCGTGATCGTGGCAAAAAAAGGGGGAGACTACACCAGCGTGAGCGAGGCGCTGGCCGACATCGATCCTTCTGCCGACTATCCCTACTTGATTAAGGTGATGCCGGGAACCTACATCGACAATATTATGATGAAGAGCCACGTCCACCTGAAAGGGGCGGGCCGGGAGGTGACGACGATCCAATCGGCCGCTCCGGACCAGAGCGTGATCGTCCTGAATACCCTGACCAATGTGGCGATCTCCGGCCTGACGGTCACCGACGGTTTTTTCGGAATCTCCATTCTTGCCTCCTCGCCGACGATCTTGCACAATGCGATGACCGGAAATCAATTCGGCATGACCAGCCAAAACAACGCGTCGCCCATCATCGCCGGAAACATTATTGCGGACAATACGAACGAAGGAATCGACAATTTCAACAACGCCTCCCCGATGATTCAGGGAAATATCATCACCGGCAACGGCCGCGGGATTCTCAACTCCGTCGATACCGCCCCGACGATCGTCGGCAACATCATTCGCAACAATAACGGCGCCGGCGTTCGAAATGTTTCCTCCTCTCCCAACTTGAACGGCAACCTGATCACCGGGAACACCACCGAAGGGATCTCCAGCCAGGGAGGGTCCCCCACGATCATCGGCAACACCGTCTCGGGAAACGGCGGAAAAGGGATTACCAATGAAATCGGGGCGTCGGTGAATATCATCGGAAACACCGTCACCGACAATGGGGAGGAGGGGGTTTTCAACCTCTCGTCGTCGCCGATCATGATCACGCACAATCGGATCACCGGAAACGGCGCGGCCGAAGCGGACATCTTCGTTCATCCGATCAGCACACCGAACATCAGCTTCAATATTTACGACGACATCGACGGGAATACCGGCGTCGGGTCATTCAACGTCCAATCGGACGGGACGCCGGCGCCTGCGCCGTAG
- a CDS encoding translocation/assembly module TamB: MRYRWLWFIPLLLILFLGLGAVLLVATEPGARWLLAQAGRFVPGELEIEQVDGTLLGPLTLKGVAYVDETRRLSIGAARLAWRPAHLLSGELSIELLSIEWVDYEQDAEETPPPETGESALPSIDLPIRIVVSKATLDDITFTSDDQTVTIDHLALAGRMDEQGLRIESLRVEAPQFAVSLSGKVDPRGAYPFDLSADWSADLLPDASLQGKGEAKGTLEKFDLRHQLTAPFSIDTQGTVRLEEGTPVVDLTGSWSDVQWPLTEEAMVESNQGTYQFSGPMDDYRFRLQADLRGPQFPETLLEIEGTGSEKMANVREVAVRTLDGKINGKGEIAWAPEVRWALALDGSTLNPGARWPEWNGRITFHLNTEGKLTDAGPVGTFQLDALQGELRGYPVRAQADLKVDGETYEIEALELHSGSARLTAAGEMSGHWDLRWKIQAPDLAALLPDAGGRLAGSGRIRGPRSLPAISAEVRGERLRWAETKIKQLRLKGSVDLQDEMPSSIDIDVEGVEAAGETITRIEVEGKGLLSSHALQADARTRDQRVFLRMEGGVEGKQWKGALRRSALQDKAFGNWILDEPVQMILSADAADVETGCWHQEAARFCIAGAWQQEQGWRTEGRAEQIPLDLIKPWLPPETTLSSALDGEWRASQRDGRLQFKTKWIPQPGTLVYNVTEEETLRFPYQDGLFQAELNEKRLLAEARLTLTGHGGLQGVVTLSPFDLDADWREGRLDGTVKANLDRLEPITALIPNVTQSGGKLRINFALGGSPTDPQVTGEATLQGGTVRIAALGITLDPLRLEIRSRDPGTLLIDAEAGSGPGRINVNGTIAIDPDRGWPARLSIHGERFEAVDLPEVHLLASPDLTLQVLGRRIELAGEVFIPEAEITPRELPEGAVQVSEDVVIVRAPSGEESEADSAQGWEIHTRVRIRMGEEVSFNGFGLTGKITGELLATDAPNRPTLAEGTLRIVEGKYQAYGQKLEITEGRIIFAGPTDNPGLDIRAVRKVEEITAGIHVSGTLKRPQSTLFSDPPMDEANTLSYLLLGRPLNQASGEEGDLMTKAIAALGVKGGNLLAKRIGRTLGLDEVRLEGGETIEETTLVIGRYLSPRFYVSYGIGLFEAANTLSLRYTINRKLTLRAESGEESSLDLLYTREYE; this comes from the coding sequence CCACTGAGCCGGGCGCCCGGTGGCTCCTTGCCCAGGCCGGCCGATTTGTCCCGGGAGAGCTTGAGATCGAGCAGGTCGATGGAACGCTTCTCGGCCCCCTTACTTTAAAAGGGGTCGCGTATGTAGATGAGACCCGCCGGCTCTCGATCGGAGCAGCCCGGCTCGCCTGGCGTCCGGCGCACCTGCTCAGCGGGGAGCTTTCGATCGAACTCCTGTCGATCGAGTGGGTCGATTATGAACAGGACGCCGAGGAAACCCCTCCCCCTGAAACGGGCGAGAGCGCTCTCCCGTCGATCGACCTTCCGATCCGGATCGTCGTCTCGAAGGCGACCCTGGACGACATCACCTTCACCTCGGACGATCAGACCGTCACGATCGACCATCTCGCGCTCGCCGGACGGATGGATGAACAGGGTCTTCGGATCGAATCGCTCCGAGTCGAAGCGCCTCAATTCGCCGTCTCGCTCTCCGGAAAGGTCGATCCGCGCGGAGCTTATCCCTTCGACCTCTCGGCCGACTGGTCCGCCGATCTCCTTCCGGACGCTTCGCTTCAAGGAAAGGGCGAGGCGAAGGGGACATTGGAAAAATTTGACCTTCGCCACCAACTGACCGCGCCTTTCTCTATCGACACACAAGGGACGGTCCGGCTGGAAGAGGGAACACCGGTGGTCGACCTAACCGGCTCCTGGAGCGACGTGCAGTGGCCTCTTACGGAAGAGGCAATGGTCGAAAGCAATCAGGGAACCTATCAGTTCAGCGGGCCGATGGACGATTATCGTTTCCGCCTTCAGGCCGACCTGCGCGGTCCGCAATTTCCCGAGACCCTCTTGGAAATCGAAGGGACCGGATCTGAAAAAATGGCGAACGTCCGTGAAGTGGCGGTCCGGACGCTCGATGGAAAGATCAACGGCAAAGGAGAAATCGCGTGGGCGCCGGAGGTCCGTTGGGCGCTCGCCCTCGATGGGTCAACCCTCAATCCGGGAGCGCGCTGGCCCGAATGGAACGGACGGATCACCTTCCATCTCAACACCGAAGGGAAATTGACCGACGCCGGTCCGGTTGGAACGTTTCAACTCGACGCGCTTCAGGGAGAACTTCGCGGCTACCCGGTCCGCGCGCAGGCCGATCTAAAGGTCGATGGGGAAACCTACGAAATTGAAGCGCTCGAACTTCACTCCGGATCGGCCCGTCTGACGGCCGCCGGGGAAATGTCCGGTCACTGGGACCTTCGCTGGAAAATTCAGGCCCCCGATCTCGCCGCCCTTCTCCCCGACGCCGGCGGAAGGCTCGCCGGCAGCGGACGGATTCGCGGCCCGCGATCCCTTCCGGCCATTTCGGCCGAGGTCCGCGGAGAAAGATTGCGATGGGCGGAGACGAAGATAAAGCAGCTGCGGCTGAAAGGATCGGTCGATCTTCAAGATGAAATGCCCTCTTCTATCGACATCGACGTTGAAGGGGTCGAAGCGGCCGGGGAGACGATCACCCGGATCGAGGTGGAAGGAAAGGGCCTCCTTTCGAGCCATGCCCTCCAGGCCGATGCCCGCACCCGCGATCAACGGGTCTTCCTTCGGATGGAGGGAGGCGTTGAGGGGAAACAATGGAAAGGGGCATTGAGACGATCGGCCTTGCAGGACAAAGCCTTCGGCAACTGGATTCTCGACGAACCGGTTCAGATGATCCTTTCGGCCGACGCGGCTGATGTCGAAACGGGATGCTGGCATCAGGAGGCGGCCCGATTCTGCATCGCCGGAGCGTGGCAGCAAGAGCAGGGGTGGCGGACGGAGGGGCGCGCGGAGCAGATCCCGCTCGATCTTATCAAACCGTGGCTTCCCCCCGAGACAACCCTCTCCAGCGCGCTCGATGGGGAGTGGCGCGCGAGCCAACGGGACGGCCGGCTTCAGTTCAAAACCAAATGGATTCCGCAACCGGGGACGTTGGTTTACAACGTGACCGAAGAGGAAACGCTCCGCTTCCCCTATCAGGACGGACTTTTTCAAGCGGAGCTGAACGAAAAGCGCCTTCTCGCCGAGGCCCGGCTGACCCTGACGGGACACGGCGGCCTTCAAGGCGTCGTCACCCTCTCCCCGTTCGATCTCGATGCCGATTGGCGGGAGGGCCGCCTTGACGGAACCGTGAAAGCGAACCTCGACCGGCTGGAGCCGATCACGGCACTCATCCCGAACGTGACACAATCCGGAGGGAAACTGCGGATCAATTTCGCTCTGGGAGGGAGCCCAACCGATCCTCAAGTTACCGGTGAAGCGACCCTGCAGGGAGGGACGGTTCGGATTGCGGCGCTCGGGATCACGCTCGATCCCCTCCGCCTGGAGATTCGAAGCCGGGACCCGGGAACGCTTCTCATCGATGCGGAAGCCGGATCGGGTCCCGGCCGGATCAACGTGAATGGAACAATCGCGATCGATCCCGACCGAGGCTGGCCGGCGCGACTTTCGATCCACGGCGAGCGGTTTGAAGCGGTCGATCTGCCGGAGGTGCATCTTCTCGCCTCCCCCGATCTCACCCTGCAGGTGCTGGGACGGCGGATCGAACTGGCCGGCGAAGTTTTTATTCCGGAAGCCGAGATCACCCCGCGCGAGCTTCCCGAGGGGGCGGTCCAGGTCTCGGAGGATGTCGTCATCGTTCGCGCTCCCTCTGGAGAGGAATCCGAGGCGGATTCCGCGCAGGGATGGGAGATCCATACCCGCGTGAGGATTCGTATGGGAGAAGAGGTCTCCTTCAACGGGTTCGGTCTGACCGGAAAGATCACCGGTGAACTGCTGGCGACCGACGCCCCCAATCGGCCGACCCTCGCGGAAGGAACGTTGCGAATCGTGGAAGGAAAATATCAGGCCTACGGCCAGAAGTTGGAAATCACCGAGGGACGGATTATATTTGCCGGCCCAACCGACAACCCCGGGCTCGACATCCGGGCGGTCCGAAAAGTGGAAGAGATCACCGCCGGCATTCATGTCAGCGGCACGCTGAAGCGCCCGCAGAGCACCCTCTTCTCCGACCCGCCGATGGACGAAGCGAATACCCTCTCCTATCTCCTCCTGGGACGCCCCCTCAACCAAGCTTCCGGGGAGGAAGGGGATCTGATGACAAAGGCGATCGCGGCCCTCGGCGTAAAGGGGGGAAACCTCCTCGCCAAGCGGATCGGCCGGACCCTCGGACTCGACGAGGTCCGTCTGGAGGGAGGAGAGACGATCGAGGAGACGACGCTGGTGATCGGGAGATATCTGTCGCCCCGGTTTTATGTCAGTTACGGAATCGGTCTCTTTGAAGCGGCCAATACCCTCTCTCTCCGTTACACGATCAACCGGAAGCTGACCCTTCGCGCCGAGAGCGGCGAAGAGAGCAGCCTCGACCTTCTCTATACGCGGGAGTACGAGTGA
- a CDS encoding ABC transporter permease, which translates to MEENPFWKRFKHDRLAMASLGMIVLLFFVALFGNAVAPYPFDLQNTAESLSPPSRAHWMGTDELGRDLFSRLIYGTRVSMSVSLLTALSALVLGTLYGAISGYVGGKIDNLMMRGVDVVYALPDLLLIILITVVIGRGIVGVFLALSLVGWITVARLIRGEVLRLKELSYIEAARSMGATHTRILLRHILPNTVGVLIVTLTFRIPSAILAESTLSFIGLGLTPPAASWGTLANEGWKALKFYPHLIIFPSLAIFITMLAFNFLGDGLRDALDPSRSDAPGPIRRTEVKRVGA; encoded by the coding sequence TTGGAAGAGAATCCGTTTTGGAAACGATTCAAGCATGATCGGCTCGCGATGGCGAGCTTGGGGATGATCGTCTTGCTCTTCTTCGTCGCCCTCTTCGGAAATGCGGTGGCCCCTTATCCGTTCGATTTGCAGAACACGGCGGAGAGTCTCTCCCCGCCGAGCCGCGCCCATTGGATGGGAACCGACGAGCTGGGACGGGATCTTTTCTCAAGATTGATTTACGGCACCCGCGTGTCGATGTCGGTCAGCCTCCTCACCGCCCTCTCGGCGTTGGTCCTCGGGACGCTGTACGGCGCGATCTCCGGGTATGTCGGAGGAAAGATCGATAATTTAATGATGCGGGGGGTCGATGTCGTTTATGCCCTTCCCGATCTGCTGCTGATTATCCTGATCACCGTGGTGATCGGCCGGGGGATCGTCGGCGTCTTTTTGGCCCTGAGCCTAGTCGGATGGATCACCGTGGCGCGCCTGATCCGCGGGGAGGTCCTTCGCTTGAAGGAGTTGAGCTACATCGAAGCGGCCCGGTCGATGGGGGCGACCCATACGCGGATTCTCCTCCGACACATTCTCCCGAACACGGTGGGGGTGTTGATCGTCACGCTGACCTTTCGAATTCCCTCGGCCATTCTGGCCGAATCGACCCTCAGCTTCATCGGCCTGGGACTGACCCCGCCCGCGGCGAGTTGGGGAACGCTGGCGAACGAGGGGTGGAAGGCGCTTAAGTTTTATCCCCACCTCATTATATTTCCGAGTCTTGCGATTTTTATTACCATGCTGGCGTTTAATTTTCTGGGAGACGGGCTGCGGGACGCGCTCGATCCAAGCCGTTCCGACGCGCCGGGTCCGATCCGGCGGACAGAGGTCAAACGGGTCGGGGCCTAA